One segment of Syngnathus typhle isolate RoL2023-S1 ecotype Sweden linkage group LG9, RoL_Styp_1.0, whole genome shotgun sequence DNA contains the following:
- the LOC133159416 gene encoding uncharacterized protein LOC133159416 → MKCFEKLIMAQIKNAIDIIVDPHWYLRNHSTYDVTSLRGAPMRTLMDSVTSDRPERRTAIIARELRRCRIDIAALSETRRAEEGHLKEEKGGYTFFWKGKATDEPRIHGVGFAIKNQLISQLSELPVGISERLMTLRLVLVNNQTATVLSAYAPTLVSDEDKKEAFYACLDEVLSKILKEDKIIILGDFNARVGRDHRLWKGTIGKEGIGNINSNGVLLLSKCAQYDLTITNTIFRQKNKLKGSWRHPRSKQWHLIDYVIVRARDQRDVSITKAMMDSEACWTDHRLIRSTMSIRLKRKRRLQKKLSRQRLNLETLNNTAALQLFQASLGESLNQEYPEDIEEHWSLLKSSILDTCRATLGYKARKHQDWFDENDTEIEQLISKKRETFRVWQNDITCTAKRQAHSRAKADLNRDSTTQSDFLSHIPQSPIRDDMGEPPTLVEVQDAIRSLKNNKASGPDGIPAEVLKEGGLELQRHLHSLFLKVWEKEVLPSKHRDALIVTIFKKGDKADCGNYRGISLLSTVGKVLARVLANRLLPLSEEILPESQCGFRPSRGTADMIFTVRQPQEKCREHKQPLFMAFIDLTKAFDTVDRQALWSILLRYGCPDKYVRILRLLHDGMTATVLNNSSLTEPLTVETGVKQGCIIAPTLFSVFIAAILHLINKELPHGIPIWYRTD, encoded by the exons tgcgcacactaatggacagtgtaaccagtgataggccggagaggagaaccgccatcattgccagggaactgagaagatgccggattgacatagctgctctttcagaaacccggcgggcagaggaaggtcatctgaaggaggaaaaaggtggatacactttcttttggaaaggaaaggccacagatgagcctaggatccatggggttggttttgccatcaagaaccaactgatcagtcagctctctgaactccctgtgggaatcagtgagcgcctgatgaccctccgtctggtgctggtcaacaaccagacggcaacagttcttagcgcttatgcacctacccttgtttccgatgaggacaaaaaagaggccttctatgcctgtctggatgaggtattgtcaaaaatccttaaagaggacaagattattatattgggagatttcaatgccagagtgggccgggaccaccgcctctggaagggcaccattggaaaggaaggcattggaaacatcaactccaacggggttttgcttcttagcaaatgtgctcaatacgaccttaccatcaccaataccatctttcgccagaagaacaaactcaagggttcatggagacaccctcgctctaaacaatggcatcttattgactatgtcattgtcagagccagggatcagcgcgacgtgagcattacaaaagccatgatggattcagaggcctgctggacagatcaccgcctgatacgatccacgatgtccatcagactcaagaggaagaggagactgcaaaagaagctgagccggcagagactaaaccttgagaccctgaacaacactgccgccctgcagctgtttcaggcctctcttggagaaagcctcaatcaggaataccctgaggacattgaagaacactggagcctgctcaagtcttccatcctcgacacctgccgtgccactctcgggtacaaggccagaaagcatcaggactggtttgatgagaacgacacagagatagaacagctcatctccaagaaaagggaaacctttcgtgtctggcaaaatgacatcacctgcacagcaaagagacaggctcactccagagccaaggctgac ctcaaccgtgacagcacaactcagtcagatttcctcagtcacatccctcagagtcccatcagggacgacatgggtgaacctcccactttagtagaggtccaagatgccatcaggagcctgaagaacaacaaggcctctgggccagatgggatcccagctgaggtcctaaaggaaggtggactagagctccagcgccacctccattccctttTTCTGAaagtctgggaaaaagaagtactcccctcgaagcacagggatgctctgatagtgaccattttcaagaaaggggacaaagcggattgcggaaactataggggcatctcgctcctttcaacagttggcaaagtacttgctcgtgttcttgccaatcgcctactgccactgtctgaggaaattctcccagaatcgcagtgcggttttcgcccatctagaggcactgcagacatgatttttacagtaCGCCAAccccaggagaaatgccgtgagcataaacagcctttgttcatggctttcatagaccttacaaaagcctttgacacggtggatcgccaggccctatggagcatccttctgaggtatggttgcccggacaaatacgtcagaatactgcgtttattacatgacggaatgacagccacagtgctcaacaacagctccttgactgagcctctcactgtagagacaggggtcaaacagggatgcattattgcacccaccctgttctctgtcttcattgccgccatactccacctcatcaacaaagaactaccacacggaatcccaatatggtacaggactgat